Proteins from one Desulfonema limicola genomic window:
- a CDS encoding esterase/lipase family protein translates to MKADVYEHRKWKQNLSAIVFIHGFTGDIEKTWGKFPDFLIQKTELLEWDIFSIGYPTSLTPDINGAWSADPDIPKLALSLKTKLLHEPFEQYDNFAFIAHSMGGLIVQRALLDNPVVLRKTRHVFLFGTPSNGLQKAKVGKWLKKQSKNMAKDSSFITCLRKEWDEKIEYNPERFNFNVIAGERDEFVGTESSLDPFPKNLHRVIQGNHLEIVKPDSAKSLNVEIVLKGLRGLNSEICVVSKPKIINPKQKPEQTEIMNIKKSNIDKRTLRIKMADTFDLEDLELICSNTQQALNNDGIKFRVSLDEVGGKRKENKILNLIEHLFKKGYLHYLTEAVEKECPEFFF, encoded by the coding sequence ATGAAAGCAGATGTTTATGAACACAGAAAGTGGAAGCAAAATTTATCAGCTATTGTTTTTATTCATGGTTTTACAGGTGACATTGAAAAAACCTGGGGAAAATTTCCAGATTTTTTAATTCAAAAAACAGAACTTCTGGAATGGGATATTTTTAGTATAGGTTATCCGACCAGTCTTACTCCAGACATCAATGGAGCTTGGTCGGCTGATCCGGATATTCCCAAATTAGCTTTAAGTCTTAAAACAAAATTATTGCATGAGCCTTTTGAACAATACGATAATTTTGCTTTTATCGCTCACAGTATGGGGGGATTGATCGTACAACGCGCTTTGCTTGATAATCCTGTTGTACTTCGTAAAACAAGGCATGTTTTTTTGTTTGGAACGCCAAGCAACGGTTTACAAAAAGCAAAGGTAGGAAAATGGCTAAAAAAACAATCAAAAAATATGGCTAAGGATAGCTCATTTATAACTTGTCTCCGAAAGGAATGGGATGAGAAAATTGAATATAACCCTGAAAGATTTAATTTTAATGTAATTGCCGGTGAACGAGATGAATTTGTTGGAACAGAATCATCTCTTGATCCTTTTCCAAAAAATCTGCACAGAGTCATTCAAGGAAATCACTTAGAAATTGTTAAACCTGATTCTGCAAAAAGCTTGAATGTTGAAATAGTTCTCAAAGGTTTGAGAGGACTTAATTCCGAAATCTGCGTAGTTTCTAAGCCTAAAATAATTAATCCTAAACAAAAACCCGAACAGACTGAAATTATGAATATAAAGAAATCAAATATTGATAAACGTACTCTGCGTATTAAGATGGCAGATACTTTTGACCTGGAAGACTTAGAATTGATATGTAGTAATACTCAACAAGCATTGAATAATGATGGAATAAAATTTCGGGTCAGTCTGGATGAGGTTGGTGGAAAACGTAAAGAGAATAAAATTCTCAACTTGATAGAGCATCTATTTAAAAAAGGATATTTACACTATCTAACTGAAGCTGTTGAAAAAGAGTGCCCTGAATTTTTTTTTTAG
- a CDS encoding NACHT domain-containing protein, which translates to MPYDTAIIRKLIGDSFTSDEFEVFCQDYFNEVYKNFTTGERQIKRITSLIAYADKDDQFDYLLQKLKEVNPYQYKNYESKLNTQRSSEVTSKSNENKPAQSLDISNIEHEELKESIKSNGKILIDYTAMSRPNRKLAEFFIRSFRNIFSRFHKKYIEQLKRDYSRMSLSELNMIELYLEQVYVEPLLGYYNYWQKSVNSVNDINFTDGQTVWSYLRELKKQETTALVIVGPAGCGKTSILNNIIITFASKKQFKHKLPSRIPIPLLLGKYAKTIAEKNISLGELAQMHFSDIESYNDLNPPSNWFPRCLQRGKCLILLDELDEVNPEYRKKVVCWLEHQIRNYNKCQFQDS; encoded by the coding sequence ATGCCTTACGATACAGCCATTATTCGTAAATTAATAGGAGATTCATTTACCAGCGATGAATTTGAGGTTTTCTGCCAAGATTATTTTAATGAAGTCTATAAAAATTTCACAACTGGTGAGAGACAGATCAAAAGAATTACGAGCCTTATTGCATATGCTGATAAAGATGATCAATTTGACTATCTTCTTCAAAAGCTCAAAGAAGTAAATCCTTATCAATATAAAAATTATGAATCAAAACTGAATACCCAAAGAAGTTCTGAGGTTACTTCAAAATCTAATGAAAATAAACCTGCTCAATCTTTAGATATTTCTAATATTGAGCATGAAGAATTAAAAGAGTCAATAAAATCTAACGGTAAAATACTGATTGACTATACTGCTATGAGCAGACCGAACAGAAAATTAGCAGAGTTTTTTATCAGGTCTTTCAGAAATATATTCTCAAGATTTCATAAAAAATATATTGAACAACTAAAACGTGATTACAGTAGAATGTCTCTTAGTGAACTGAATATGATAGAATTATATCTTGAACAGGTTTATGTAGAACCCCTGCTTGGATATTACAATTACTGGCAGAAGAGCGTAAATTCAGTAAATGATATAAATTTTACAGATGGTCAAACTGTCTGGAGCTATCTTCGGGAATTAAAGAAACAGGAAACTACGGCCTTGGTAATAGTTGGTCCAGCCGGTTGTGGAAAAACATCCATATTGAATAATATTATAATAACATTTGCATCTAAGAAGCAATTTAAACATAAGCTTCCTTCTCGAATACCAATTCCTTTACTTCTCGGTAAATATGCAAAAACCATTGCCGAAAAAAATATTTCTTTAGGAGAATTGGCACAGATGCATTTTTCAGATATTGAAAGTTATAATGATCTGAATCCGCCATCCAACTGGTTTCCTCGCTGTCTTCAAAGAGGAAAATGCTTGATTCTTTTAGACGAACTGGATGAGGTAAACCCTGAATACAGAAAAAAGGTTGTTTGCTGGTTGGAACATCAAATTAGAAATTACAATAAATGCCAATTTCAGGACTCCTGA
- a CDS encoding putative transposase, whose amino-acid sequence MKALQHSLPFLPEEIQIISDKIGVVRNDSDIVFYNASGPIYMCKVDDKEGLRIAQGMFVDLKLARPKQIASALGVNASTVQRNKKKYQDGGVKAFAKAAVPERTPYKLDDEKCKEIQENIDKNLSIRSAAEEAGLSEGTIRNGLKRGDLKKENSENKPKSTSERSSQDQESESGIAVKRHSERFFARKGLLEEAKPRFEASEGVKYGGVLIALPVILSQGLLDIGKQVYKKLSNGFFGLQTIFLTLIFMSLLRIKTPEQLTRHSPGELGIVLGLDRAPEVKTLRRKIEELGNQGNAREFADLLARHWADENPDVLGFLYIDGHVRPYHGKNKLPKTHVAQKRLCMPATTDFWVNGTDAQPLFFVTTEANDTLLSTIENEILPEIKQLVEGDKRVTLVFDRAGWSPKTFKKWYDMGFDVMTYRKGNYEPWPEECFQEFEIKICNKKVKYNLGQRSVNMGLKNEDFWMREVRRLCDNGHQTSIITTKQDIDEIFIAVRMFSRWKQENFFRYMGIEFDFNHLCTYDVEPADLERLVPNPAIKEKKKELEKIKKEYEKNLKKLSDAVIQNNDVNQNAKLMQTIRDMDIRCAELVEVISDMPEKVAVKETMDEDKIVKLETERKIVTDLIKMTAYRAETSLFDLLVPPVLARNEEEGRSFLKAVFQTPADIIPDEENKCLIVQFHTMANQRSNSALKALCEIINHEECLYPGTDLRLVFNPPELQTKLRPCQEV is encoded by the coding sequence ATGAAAGCTCTTCAGCATTCACTTCCATTTCTTCCAGAGGAAATTCAAATAATAAGTGATAAGATTGGTGTTGTTCGCAATGACAGCGATATTGTATTTTACAATGCTTCAGGTCCGATATATATGTGCAAGGTTGATGATAAAGAAGGGCTTCGTATTGCCCAAGGCATGTTTGTTGATCTTAAACTTGCACGTCCAAAACAAATAGCATCAGCGCTCGGAGTAAATGCAAGTACTGTACAGAGAAATAAAAAAAAGTATCAGGATGGCGGTGTTAAAGCTTTCGCTAAAGCTGCTGTGCCTGAACGAACACCGTACAAACTTGATGATGAGAAATGTAAAGAGATCCAGGAAAATATTGATAAAAATTTATCAATAAGATCAGCGGCAGAAGAGGCTGGATTAAGCGAAGGAACAATTAGAAACGGCTTGAAGAGAGGTGATCTTAAAAAAGAGAATTCTGAAAATAAACCAAAGAGTACATCAGAGCGTTCTTCCCAAGACCAGGAAAGTGAAAGTGGAATAGCAGTTAAACGCCACAGCGAAAGATTCTTTGCAAGAAAAGGTTTGCTGGAGGAAGCAAAACCCCGTTTTGAGGCATCTGAAGGGGTTAAATACGGCGGTGTTCTTATTGCTCTGCCGGTTATATTATCCCAGGGACTGCTGGATATCGGAAAACAGGTTTATAAAAAATTAAGCAACGGTTTTTTCGGTTTGCAGACCATATTTTTAACATTGATCTTCATGTCGCTTCTCAGGATAAAAACCCCTGAACAATTAACCAGACATTCGCCAGGGGAACTGGGAATTGTCCTGGGACTTGACCGCGCTCCTGAAGTAAAAACATTAAGGAGAAAAATAGAAGAACTGGGGAACCAGGGAAATGCAAGAGAATTTGCTGATTTGCTTGCCCGTCACTGGGCAGATGAAAATCCTGATGTATTGGGATTTCTTTATATAGACGGGCATGTGCGGCCTTATCACGGTAAAAATAAACTTCCAAAAACACATGTTGCACAAAAACGTCTTTGTATGCCTGCAACAACTGATTTCTGGGTAAATGGCACTGACGCGCAGCCTTTATTTTTCGTAACAACTGAAGCAAATGACACCCTGCTTTCAACCATTGAAAACGAGATTTTACCTGAAATCAAACAACTTGTTGAAGGTGATAAAAGGGTTACACTGGTTTTCGACCGTGCAGGCTGGAGTCCTAAAACCTTTAAAAAATGGTATGATATGGGGTTCGATGTAATGACATACCGCAAAGGCAATTATGAACCCTGGCCTGAAGAATGTTTCCAGGAATTTGAAATTAAAATCTGTAATAAAAAAGTCAAATACAACCTTGGCCAGCGTTCTGTCAATATGGGGCTTAAAAATGAAGATTTCTGGATGCGTGAAGTCAGGAGACTTTGTGATAACGGACACCAGACTTCTATCATAACAACAAAACAGGATATTGATGAAATTTTTATTGCAGTTCGAATGTTTTCCCGCTGGAAACAGGAAAATTTCTTCCGTTACATGGGAATAGAGTTCGATTTCAACCATCTTTGTACCTATGATGTTGAACCGGCTGATCTCGAACGTCTTGTTCCTAATCCAGCTATAAAAGAGAAGAAAAAAGAGCTTGAAAAAATAAAAAAAGAGTATGAAAAGAATCTTAAAAAGCTTAGTGATGCAGTAATTCAAAATAATGACGTTAATCAAAATGCAAAATTAATGCAGACGATCAGGGATATGGATATTAGATGTGCTGAACTGGTAGAAGTTATAAGCGATATGCCTGAAAAGGTTGCTGTCAAAGAAACGATGGATGAAGATAAGATTGTCAAACTCGAAACAGAGAGAAAGATAGTAACCGATCTTATAAAAATGACTGCTTATCGCGCAGAAACATCTCTTTTCGATCTCCTTGTTCCTCCTGTTCTTGCCCGGAATGAAGAAGAGGGGCGCTCTTTTCTTAAAGCTGTTTTCCAGACTCCAGCAGATATAATACCTGATGAAGAAAATAAATGCCTGATCGTACAGTTTCATACAATGGCAAACCAGAGATCAAATAGTGCCCTTAAAGCTTTATGTGAGATAATAAATCACGAAGAATGCCTTTACCCTGGAACAGATCTCCGCCTTGTTTTTAACCCCCCAGAGTTGCAAACGAAATTACGCCCATGTCAGGAGGTCTGA
- a CDS encoding helix-turn-helix domain containing protein has product MKYEPENQKVIQIWNRLSPEARETRFTQAQKKLELIKALDERGSTESERAASIRLNAGVDRTTIRRWREKFNKLGFDGLINLQIGPDKGMPEDIQTAICTLRRMTPNISVEVIMSYVKEHHDYKISSDLLTWA; this is encoded by the coding sequence ATGAAATATGAACCTGAAAACCAAAAAGTTATTCAAATATGGAATCGTTTGTCTCCTGAAGCTCGTGAGACAAGATTCACCCAGGCCCAAAAAAAACTTGAATTGATTAAAGCTCTGGATGAAAGGGGCAGCACTGAATCGGAACGCGCTGCATCTATCCGTTTGAATGCCGGTGTAGATCGTACAACTATTCGACGCTGGCGGGAAAAATTCAATAAACTCGGCTTTGACGGCTTGATTAACTTACAAATAGGGCCTGATAAAGGAATGCCGGAAGATATACAAACAGCAATTTGTACCTTGCGCCGTATGACTCCGAATATAAGTGTTGAAGTCATCATGTCTTATGTCAAGGAACACCATGACTACAAGATAAGTTCAGACCTCCTGACATGGGCGTAA
- a CDS encoding UvrD-helicase domain-containing protein, with translation MSKYIKISDWQPIDVDDLEPNAFKVVKSNKNQYVIAGPGAGKTELLAQRACFLLQTGMCPSPKKILAISFKKDSAKNLKNRVAERCKNEDAVRFDSLTFDAFSKSLLDRFLSALPEHWRPSNDYQLLFPTHRTFDNFIEQLARSQTDMQLQQEIDRDSGY, from the coding sequence ATGAGTAAATATATAAAAATCTCGGATTGGCAACCAATTGATGTCGATGATTTAGAACCGAATGCCTTCAAAGTTGTAAAATCGAATAAAAACCAATATGTAATTGCAGGGCCAGGGGCCGGCAAAACTGAGCTACTGGCTCAGAGAGCTTGTTTTCTGTTACAAACAGGTATGTGTCCCTCACCCAAGAAAATACTTGCAATTAGTTTTAAAAAAGATTCTGCCAAAAATCTAAAAAATCGTGTAGCTGAAAGATGTAAAAATGAAGATGCAGTGAGATTTGATTCTTTAACTTTTGACGCATTTTCAAAAAGTTTACTTGATAGATTTCTTTCAGCTTTGCCTGAACATTGGCGGCCTTCAAATGATTACCAACTTCTTTTTCCAACACATAGAACTTTTGATAATTTTATTGAGCAATTAGCACGTTCACAGACAGATATGCAACTACAACAGGAAATTGACAGGGATTCCGGCTACTAA
- a CDS encoding putative transposase: MKALQHSLPFLPEEIQIISDKIGVVRNDSDIVFYNASGPIYMCKIDDKEGLRIAQGMFVDLKLARPKQIASALGVNASTVQRNKKKYQDGGVKAFAKAAVPERTPYKLDDEKCKEIQESIDKNLSIRSAAEEAGLSEGTIRNGLKRGDLKKENSENKPKSTSERSSQDQESESGIAVKRHSERFFARKGLLEEAKPRFEASEGVKYGGVLIALPVILSQGLLDIGKQVYKKLSNGFFGLQTIFLTLIFMSLLRIKTPEQLTRHSPGELGIVLGLDRAPEVKTLRRKIEELGNQGNAREFADLLARHWADENPDVLGFLYIDGHVRPYHGKNKLPKTHVAQKRLCMPATTDFWVNGTDAQPLFFVTTEANDTLLSTIENEILPEIKKLVEGDKRVTLVFDRAGWSPKTFKKWYDMGFDVMTYRKGNYEPWPEECFQEFEIKICNKKVKYNLGQRSVNMGLKNEDFWMREVRRLCDNGHQTSIITTKQDIDEIFIAVRMFSRWKQENFFRYMGIEFDFNHLCTYDVEPADLERLVPNPAIKEKKKELEKIKKEYEKNLKKLSDAAIQNNDVNQNAKLMQTIRDLDIRCAELVEVISDMPEKVAVKETMDEDKIVKLETERKILTDLIKMTAYRAETSLFDLLVPPVLARNEEEGRSFLKAVFQTPADIIPDEENKCLIVQFHTMANQRSNSALKALCEIINHEECLYPGTDLRLVFNLPELQTKLRPCQEV; the protein is encoded by the coding sequence ATGAAAGCTCTTCAGCATTCACTTCCATTTCTTCCAGAGGAAATTCAAATAATAAGTGATAAGATTGGTGTTGTTCGCAATGACAGCGATATTGTATTTTACAATGCTTCAGGTCCGATATATATGTGCAAGATTGATGATAAAGAAGGGCTTCGTATTGCCCAAGGCATGTTTGTTGATCTTAAACTTGCACGTCCAAAACAAATAGCATCAGCGCTCGGAGTAAATGCAAGTACTGTACAGAGAAATAAAAAAAAGTATCAGGATGGCGGTGTTAAAGCTTTCGCTAAAGCTGCTGTGCCTGAACGAACACCGTACAAACTTGATGATGAGAAATGTAAAGAGATCCAGGAAAGTATTGATAAAAATTTATCAATAAGATCAGCGGCAGAAGAGGCTGGATTAAGCGAAGGAACAATTAGAAACGGCTTGAAGAGAGGTGATCTTAAAAAAGAGAATTCTGAAAATAAACCAAAGAGTACATCAGAGCGTTCTTCCCAAGACCAGGAAAGTGAAAGTGGAATAGCAGTTAAACGCCACAGCGAAAGATTCTTTGCAAGAAAAGGTTTGCTGGAGGAAGCAAAACCCCGTTTTGAGGCATCTGAAGGGGTTAAATACGGCGGTGTTCTTATTGCTCTGCCGGTTATATTATCCCAGGGACTGCTGGATATCGGAAAACAGGTTTATAAAAAATTAAGCAACGGTTTTTTCGGTTTGCAGACCATATTTTTAACATTGATCTTCATGTCGCTTCTCAGGATAAAAACCCCTGAACAATTAACCAGACATTCGCCAGGGGAACTGGGAATTGTCCTGGGACTTGACCGCGCTCCTGAAGTAAAAACATTAAGGAGAAAAATAGAAGAACTGGGGAACCAGGGAAATGCAAGAGAATTTGCTGATTTGCTTGCCCGTCACTGGGCAGATGAAAATCCTGATGTATTGGGATTTCTTTATATAGACGGGCATGTGCGGCCTTATCACGGTAAAAATAAACTTCCAAAAACACATGTTGCACAAAAACGTCTTTGTATGCCTGCAACAACTGATTTCTGGGTAAATGGCACTGACGCGCAGCCTTTATTTTTCGTAACAACTGAAGCAAATGACACCCTGCTTTCAACCATTGAAAACGAGATTTTACCTGAAATCAAAAAACTTGTTGAAGGTGATAAAAGGGTTACACTGGTTTTCGACCGTGCAGGCTGGAGTCCTAAAACCTTTAAAAAATGGTATGATATGGGGTTCGATGTAATGACATACCGCAAAGGCAATTATGAACCCTGGCCTGAAGAATGTTTTCAGGAATTTGAAATTAAAATCTGTAATAAAAAAGTCAAATACAACCTTGGCCAGCGTTCTGTCAATATGGGGCTTAAAAATGAAGATTTCTGGATGCGTGAAGTCAGGAGACTTTGTGATAACGGACACCAGACTTCTATCATAACAACAAAACAGGATATTGATGAAATTTTTATTGCAGTTCGAATGTTTTCCCGCTGGAAACAGGAAAATTTCTTCCGTTACATGGGAATAGAGTTCGATTTCAACCATCTTTGTACCTATGATGTTGAACCGGCTGATCTCGAACGTCTTGTTCCTAATCCAGCTATAAAAGAGAAGAAAAAAGAGCTTGAAAAAATAAAAAAAGAGTATGAAAAGAATCTTAAAAAGCTTAGTGATGCAGCAATTCAAAATAATGACGTTAATCAAAATGCAAAATTAATGCAGACGATCAGGGATCTGGATATTAGATGTGCTGAACTGGTAGAAGTTATAAGCGATATGCCTGAAAAGGTTGCTGTCAAAGAAACGATGGATGAAGATAAGATTGTCAAACTCGAAACAGAGAGAAAGATATTAACCGATCTTATAAAAATGACTGCTTATCGCGCAGAAACATCTCTTTTCGATCTCCTTGTTCCTCCTGTTCTTGCCCGGAATGAAGAAGAGGGACGCTCTTTTCTTAAAGCTGTTTTCCAGACTCCAGCAGATATAATACCTGATGAAGAAAATAAATGCCTGATCGTACAGTTTCATACAATGGCAAACCAGAGATCAAATAGTGCCCTTAAAGCTTTATGCGAGATAATAAATCACGAAGAATGCCTTTACCCTGGAACAGATCTCCGCCTTGTTTTTAACCTCCCAGAGTTGCAAACGAAATTACGCCCATGTCAGGAGGTCTGA
- a CDS encoding DUF1566 domain-containing protein, which yields MQIKQARVLKIFPFTADQINQLIRNWYLKNKSFNNNNYNQNSRQDAENKASELSKVIHEIYSLKELAVNPHFLTMIVDNYDFKDGLYEYRVKLYNKICSKLLKHSQKYNNQIFTIPLDQKRELIEILASSMMQKKIYEISKEEAQSVFKPYLVQHEIHYSESKFLLESFQAGSGIIVKHKNGMYRFTHHTFQEYLCSTFWQRSGYFSQYINNQLRKLINDNWWHETLCFFAAQCKANDIINACIAENTRESLKLAHLIKKEVRHLNLEFCRILAHMQEDKEIILRDKPIVEKKDNPIINSKLDQNQRPCKYIQNQFTDNGDGTITDHTTGLMWEQSGSKDEMAFIKTASYIENLNRSIFAGYNDWRMPTVEELSSLLEPQENNENLYIDPIFDNKQRWCWSSDRKDNEIGDVYLVLFSIGHVYCNHPDKQYFIRSVRRK from the coding sequence GTGCAAATAAAACAAGCCCGTGTTTTAAAAATATTTCCGTTTACAGCAGATCAGATAAATCAGTTAATCCGCAATTGGTACCTAAAGAATAAATCTTTTAATAACAATAATTACAACCAGAATAGTCGTCAGGATGCTGAAAATAAAGCTTCGGAGTTATCAAAAGTTATTCATGAAATATATAGCTTGAAAGAGTTGGCTGTTAATCCGCATTTTTTGACTATGATTGTAGATAACTATGATTTTAAGGATGGATTGTATGAATATCGAGTAAAATTATATAATAAAATATGCAGTAAATTGTTGAAACATAGTCAAAAATATAATAATCAAATATTCACCATTCCCTTAGATCAAAAAAGAGAACTCATTGAAATACTGGCTTCCTCAATGATGCAGAAAAAAATCTATGAAATTTCAAAGGAAGAAGCCCAGTCTGTTTTTAAACCATATCTGGTACAACATGAAATCCATTACTCTGAAAGCAAATTTCTACTTGAATCTTTTCAAGCTGGAAGCGGCATAATTGTTAAGCATAAAAACGGAATGTACAGATTTACTCATCATACATTTCAGGAATATTTATGCTCAACTTTTTGGCAAAGGAGTGGTTATTTCTCACAATATATTAATAATCAATTGAGGAAACTTATTAATGACAACTGGTGGCATGAAACATTATGCTTTTTCGCGGCACAATGTAAAGCTAATGATATTATAAATGCTTGTATAGCAGAAAACACCAGAGAATCTTTGAAATTAGCACATCTGATAAAAAAAGAGGTACGACACCTGAATCTGGAATTCTGCCGGATATTAGCTCATATGCAAGAGGATAAGGAGATTATCCTCCGTGATAAACCAATAGTAGAGAAAAAGGATAATCCTATTATAAATTCCAAATTGGACCAAAATCAGCGGCCATGTAAGTATATACAAAACCAATTTACAGATAATGGTGATGGAACAATTACTGACCATACCACAGGGCTTATGTGGGAGCAGTCCGGTTCAAAAGATGAAATGGCATTTATAAAGACAGCTTCATATATAGAAAACCTGAATAGAAGTATCTTCGCAGGTTATAACGACTGGCGCATGCCAACAGTAGAAGAATTATCATCCCTTCTGGAACCTCAAGAAAATAATGAAAATTTATACATTGATCCAATATTCGACAATAAGCAGAGGTGGTGCTGGAGTTCGGATAGAAAGGATAATGAGATTGGCGATGTTTACCTGGTTTTATTCAGTATTGGTCATGTATATTGTAACCACCCTGATAAACAATATTTTATTCGTAGTGTTCGTAGAAAATAA
- a CDS encoding TrbI/VirB10 family protein produces MAKLNIRDLLTKVKKAWGKSRVKEEFDKKDTGKKSGIIKIVVSAVLIILLIIVMKNREEQNTEEIFPSAPGEVDLGMDTKVLQKSWYAKANDELTRQDKRLSELEQRMKTVLGEVEEKTEGFQNTFEKEFDASLKQLKAEKEKSRADKGPLKSEEKGNTDTGKDKSISADKAMQKTPQPMTAENLPVKKAYPEQPVNTRKVSNQNPQPGNQSGNRAHSGQKDKALAFTNLIHMDIEKASFMDKEKTGKKEQASVIPIKDVIPVGSFFKCTLLTGVDAATGLKAQSQPQPVLLKINTLTTLPNEFQQDVRQCHITGEAYGSLSEERAYIRVNNLSCIKKSGQIINSEIRGFVTGEDGSLGLRGRMVSKKGVFLARSIVASFVEGISKAFSAAGTTTSAVWGGTEKTVSPQDAFQVGFGEGMSSAMSDLAKSYTDMAKETFPVIEISSGRQVHVVTVGETDLTAKQRLFSK; encoded by the coding sequence ATGGCAAAATTAAATATCAGAGACCTTTTGACAAAGGTAAAAAAAGCCTGGGGAAAAAGCCGGGTAAAGGAAGAATTTGATAAAAAGGATACCGGAAAAAAGTCCGGGATAATAAAGATAGTCGTGAGCGCGGTTCTGATAATCCTGCTGATTATTGTCATGAAAAACAGGGAAGAGCAGAATACAGAAGAAATATTCCCCTCAGCTCCCGGAGAGGTTGATCTGGGCATGGACACAAAGGTTCTGCAAAAAAGCTGGTATGCCAAAGCCAATGACGAACTTACAAGGCAGGATAAAAGGCTGAGCGAGCTTGAACAGAGGATGAAAACAGTTCTGGGAGAGGTAGAGGAGAAAACAGAGGGTTTTCAGAATACCTTTGAAAAGGAGTTTGATGCTTCCCTGAAGCAATTAAAGGCAGAAAAGGAAAAATCGCGGGCTGATAAAGGGCCTTTGAAGTCAGAAGAAAAGGGCAATACTGATACTGGAAAAGATAAATCCATTTCAGCAGATAAGGCTATGCAGAAAACACCTCAACCCATGACAGCAGAAAATCTGCCTGTTAAAAAAGCCTATCCTGAACAGCCTGTAAATACAAGGAAAGTATCAAACCAGAATCCGCAGCCAGGAAATCAATCAGGAAACCGGGCGCATTCAGGCCAGAAAGATAAAGCCCTGGCCTTTACCAATCTTATCCATATGGATATTGAAAAAGCATCTTTTATGGATAAGGAAAAAACCGGGAAAAAGGAACAGGCAAGTGTTATTCCCATAAAAGATGTAATCCCTGTGGGAAGTTTTTTCAAATGCACCCTGCTTACAGGTGTTGATGCGGCCACAGGGTTAAAAGCCCAGTCCCAGCCACAGCCTGTACTTTTAAAGATCAACACCTTGACAACACTTCCCAATGAATTTCAGCAGGATGTAAGGCAGTGCCATATAACAGGCGAGGCATACGGCAGCCTGTCAGAGGAAAGAGCCTATATCCGGGTCAATAACCTGTCCTGCATTAAAAAAAGCGGACAGATCATAAACTCGGAAATCCGGGGATTTGTAACAGGTGAGGACGGTTCCCTGGGATTGCGCGGAAGAATGGTATCTAAAAAAGGGGTATTCCTGGCCAGATCAATTGTGGCCTCTTTTGTTGAAGGAATCTCAAAAGCATTTTCCGCAGCCGGAACTACTACAAGCGCGGTCTGGGGAGGCACAGAAAAAACCGTTTCCCCCCAGGATGCCTTCCAGGTAGGATTCGGTGAAGGCATGTCCAGCGCCATGTCTGATCTTGCAAAAAGCTATACAGACATGGCAAAAGAAACCTTTCCGGTAATTGAAATCAGCTCTGGCAGGCAGGTTCATGTGGTGACGGTCGGTGAAACGGATTTAACAGCAAAACAGCGGCTGTTCAGCAAATAA
- a CDS encoding TraE/TraK family type IV conjugative transfer system protein: MQRKVFLEYWNSVERINRLFAGTIIVMALGMAVMGMAFYKYIGWQKVVLVPPAITDKIEIAGDTNSADYVRVMVKYIGQEIMEYTPNDIGQRISTVLFYVPPRYHDKVKKSLENLRQDVLQSGLNQMFRLHEMRVRENGEAYLMGNIERYVEGRPVWSNVAKLRINFSLKNGRFSILGFQMKVGPFKAVVKDQIYTGFEENQREQ; encoded by the coding sequence ATGCAACGAAAAGTTTTTCTTGAATACTGGAATAGTGTTGAGCGCATAAACAGGCTCTTTGCAGGAACCATTATTGTAATGGCCCTTGGCATGGCTGTCATGGGCATGGCTTTTTATAAATACATCGGCTGGCAGAAGGTTGTTCTTGTGCCGCCTGCCATTACAGATAAGATTGAGATTGCCGGGGATACCAACAGTGCTGACTATGTCCGGGTCATGGTAAAGTATATTGGTCAGGAGATCATGGAATATACGCCTAATGACATTGGCCAGAGGATCAGCACTGTCCTGTTTTATGTGCCGCCCAGGTATCATGACAAGGTAAAAAAATCCCTGGAAAATCTCAGGCAGGATGTTCTGCAAAGCGGTCTGAACCAGATGTTCAGGCTGCATGAAATGCGGGTGCGCGAGAATGGGGAAGCCTATCTAATGGGCAATATTGAAAGATATGTGGAAGGCCGCCCGGTCTGGTCAAATGTGGCAAAGCTCAGGATAAATTTCAGCCTGAAAAACGGTCGTTTCAGCATCCTGGGCTTTCAGATGAAAGTCGGCCCGTTCAAGGCTGTGGTAAAAGACCAGATTTACACCGGGTTTGAAGAAAACCAGAGGGAGCAGTAA